In one Aromatoleum aromaticum EbN1 genomic region, the following are encoded:
- a CDS encoding ABC transporter permease, producing MNAGLRHVFLASLARRRLATALSLLAIALGVALGLAVQLIHGAALDEFGRGMRLVAGEADLQVMGPRTGFDDTLYVLLAQRPEVADASPILEVEASLPQRDDTLRVFGVDALRVRRVQPALMPVPDAETAGEFAVFAADAVFLSPAAQAALALGVGSGRGTGVDTDGTLAVFAGPREEHLRILGSVPGAGRGQRLAVMDIAAAQRLFDQVGRVTRIDLRLAQGVDRAAAIERLRPLLPAGVELLAPEAAASQVAGLSRAYRVNLTMLAAIALLTGGFLVFSTQLLSVVRRRQELAFLRALGLDRRTLLRGLLAEGAVLGLVGGLVGVALGYVLSGLAFSIVGADLGAGYFEGVEPGLRFEPLATAAYLVLGIAAGVGGAWLPAREASRVAPARALRAGDDVEVLRARPRWPAALASLGLALLLCLLPPLGGVPVFGYAAIALILAGSVLVLPAVVRLAMCALDGGRSVLLRLAHARLAAAPGQVVVAGAGVVASVALAAAMAIMVSSFRTSVDDWLSDVLSADLYLRASSSGSSASAFLTPEVLGQVAATPGVSSVQPVRYDTLRLDEAQFPVTLIARPVADGAAVPLVEGEAANLRKPDDLPPAWVSEAMADLFRVAVGDTLSLPLGGAPHRFRVAGVWRDYARQHGAVLVELADYRALTGDSRSNNVAIRVASGVEAEAVAVALQAQFDGQNFELVAPGEIRTKTLAVFDRTFLVTYLMEAVAILIGLFGVSTSFAALATARRKEFGMLRHLGLTRRDIGRLLALEGALGAAVGVAVGLAAGGAVALVLVEVVNRQSFHWSMDIRWPLAALAAFAVAVVLLAAVAARLSGYQAMRQSAVLAVREDW from the coding sequence ATGAACGCCGGGCTGCGCCACGTATTCCTCGCGAGCCTCGCCCGGCGGCGGCTCGCGACCGCGCTGTCGCTGCTCGCGATCGCGCTCGGCGTCGCGCTCGGCCTTGCGGTGCAGCTGATCCACGGCGCGGCGCTCGACGAATTCGGCCGCGGCATGCGCCTCGTCGCCGGCGAAGCGGACCTGCAGGTGATGGGGCCGCGCACCGGATTCGACGACACGCTCTACGTCCTGCTCGCGCAGCGGCCCGAAGTGGCCGATGCGAGCCCGATCCTCGAAGTCGAAGCGTCGTTGCCGCAGCGCGACGACACCTTGCGCGTGTTCGGCGTCGACGCGCTGCGCGTGCGGCGCGTGCAGCCGGCGCTGATGCCGGTGCCGGATGCGGAGACTGCCGGCGAATTCGCCGTCTTCGCCGCGGACGCGGTGTTCCTCAGCCCCGCCGCGCAAGCCGCGCTCGCGCTCGGAGTGGGCTCCGGCAGGGGCACCGGCGTGGACACGGACGGCACGCTTGCGGTCTTCGCCGGTCCGCGCGAAGAACACCTGCGCATCCTCGGCAGCGTGCCCGGCGCCGGCCGCGGCCAGCGCCTCGCGGTCATGGACATCGCCGCCGCACAGCGGCTGTTCGATCAGGTGGGGCGCGTCACGCGTATCGACCTGCGCCTCGCGCAAGGCGTCGACCGCGCGGCGGCGATCGAGCGGCTGCGTCCGCTGCTGCCGGCCGGCGTCGAGCTGCTCGCGCCCGAAGCCGCCGCGTCGCAGGTCGCCGGGCTGTCTCGCGCGTACCGCGTGAACCTCACGATGCTCGCCGCGATCGCGCTGCTGACGGGCGGCTTCCTCGTGTTCTCGACGCAGCTGCTGTCGGTCGTGCGCCGACGCCAGGAGCTCGCGTTCCTGCGCGCGCTCGGCCTCGACCGCCGCACCTTGCTGCGCGGCCTGCTCGCCGAAGGCGCGGTGCTCGGGCTGGTCGGCGGGCTGGTCGGTGTCGCGCTGGGCTACGTGCTGAGCGGGCTCGCGTTCTCGATCGTCGGCGCGGACCTCGGGGCCGGCTATTTCGAAGGTGTCGAACCCGGCCTGCGCTTCGAACCGCTCGCGACCGCGGCCTATCTCGTCCTCGGCATCGCAGCCGGCGTCGGCGGCGCGTGGCTGCCGGCGCGCGAAGCGAGTCGCGTCGCGCCGGCGCGGGCCTTGCGCGCCGGCGACGACGTCGAAGTGTTGCGGGCGCGCCCGCGCTGGCCTGCCGCGCTCGCGTCGCTGGGGCTCGCGCTGCTGCTGTGCCTGCTGCCGCCGCTCGGCGGCGTCCCGGTGTTCGGCTATGCGGCGATCGCGCTGATCCTCGCCGGCTCGGTGCTGGTCCTGCCGGCCGTCGTGCGGCTCGCGATGTGCGCCCTCGACGGCGGGCGTTCCGTCCTGTTGCGCCTCGCGCACGCCCGGCTCGCCGCCGCGCCCGGACAGGTCGTGGTCGCCGGGGCCGGCGTCGTCGCCAGCGTCGCGCTCGCCGCGGCGATGGCGATCATGGTGAGTTCGTTCCGCACTTCGGTCGACGACTGGCTGTCCGACGTGCTGTCTGCGGACCTCTACCTGCGCGCATCGTCGTCGGGCTCCAGCGCGAGCGCGTTCCTGACGCCCGAAGTCCTCGGCCAAGTTGCCGCGACGCCCGGAGTCTCGTCGGTGCAGCCGGTGCGTTACGACACGCTGCGGCTCGACGAAGCGCAGTTTCCCGTAACGCTGATCGCCCGTCCCGTCGCCGACGGGGCCGCCGTGCCGCTCGTCGAAGGCGAGGCCGCGAACCTGCGCAAACCCGACGACCTGCCGCCCGCGTGGGTATCCGAAGCGATGGCCGATCTTTTCCGCGTCGCCGTCGGCGACACGCTGTCGCTGCCGCTCGGCGGCGCGCCGCACCGCTTCCGCGTCGCTGGCGTGTGGCGCGACTATGCGCGGCAGCACGGTGCCGTGCTCGTCGAGCTTGCCGACTATCGGGCGCTGACCGGCGATTCCCGCTCGAACAACGTCGCGATCCGCGTCGCCTCCGGCGTGGAGGCGGAAGCGGTCGCGGTGGCGTTGCAGGCGCAGTTCGACGGACAGAATTTCGAGCTCGTCGCGCCGGGCGAGATCCGCACGAAGACGCTGGCGGTTTTCGATCGCACGTTCCTCGTTACATACCTGATGGAAGCCGTCGCGATCCTGATCGGCCTGTTCGGCGTCAGCACCAGCTTTGCCGCGCTCGCGACCGCGCGGCGCAAGGAATTCGGCATGCTGCGCCACTTGGGGCTGACGCGGCGGGACATCGGCCGGCTGCTCGCGCTCGAAGGGGCACTCGGCGCGGCAGTCGGCGTCGCGGTCGGCCTGGCGGCAGGCGGCGCGGTCGCGCTGGTGCTGGTCGAAGTCGTCAACCGCCAGAGCTTTCACTGGAGCATGGACATCCGGTGGCCACTGGCGGCGCTCGCCGCGTTCGCCGTCGCGGTGGTGCTGCTCGCCGCTGTCGCCGCGCGCTTGTCAGGCTACCAGGCGATGCGCCAGTCGGCGGTGCTCGCGGTGCGGGAGGACTGGTGA
- the selD gene encoding selenide, water dikinase SelD encodes MDQIKLTQFSHGGGCGCKIAPAVLSKLLAHAPAGLVPPDLLVGTETADDAAVYRLNDRQAIVATTDFFTPIVDDPYDFGRIAATNALSDVYAMGGRPIMALAIVGMPIDKLPPEVIGRILEGGASVCRDAGIPIAGGHSIDVLEPIYGLVGLGVVDPAQVKTNAGAKAGDVLILTKPLGIGILSAGLKKGLLEKADYAAMLHWTTLLNRVGMHLAGMAGVHAVTDVTGFGLAGHLLEICRGSNLTASVSFGEVPTIDAALRLVRDGIATGASTRNWASYGESIRFAPEAPEWQRKLVTDPQTSGGLLIACAPDAVDEVLAAIRAEQGSDGRVIGRMEVGEPLLRIV; translated from the coding sequence ATGGATCAGATCAAACTCACGCAATTCTCCCACGGCGGCGGATGCGGCTGCAAAATCGCTCCCGCCGTGCTGTCGAAGCTGCTCGCGCACGCCCCGGCGGGCCTGGTCCCGCCGGATCTGCTGGTCGGCACCGAGACCGCCGACGACGCCGCGGTGTATCGCCTCAACGACCGCCAGGCGATCGTCGCGACGACCGACTTCTTCACGCCGATCGTCGACGACCCGTATGATTTCGGCCGCATCGCCGCGACCAACGCGCTGTCCGACGTCTACGCGATGGGCGGGCGCCCGATCATGGCGCTCGCGATCGTCGGCATGCCGATCGACAAGCTGCCGCCCGAAGTCATCGGCCGCATCCTCGAAGGCGGCGCGTCGGTGTGCCGCGACGCCGGCATCCCGATCGCCGGCGGGCATTCGATCGACGTCCTCGAACCGATCTACGGGCTCGTCGGCCTGGGCGTCGTCGACCCCGCCCAGGTCAAGACCAACGCCGGCGCGAAGGCCGGCGACGTGCTGATCCTGACCAAGCCGCTCGGCATCGGCATCCTGTCGGCCGGGCTCAAGAAAGGCCTGCTCGAAAAGGCCGACTATGCCGCAATGCTGCACTGGACGACGCTCCTGAACCGGGTCGGGATGCACCTGGCCGGCATGGCGGGCGTGCATGCGGTGACCGATGTCACCGGTTTCGGCCTGGCCGGGCACCTGCTCGAAATCTGCCGCGGCTCGAACCTCACGGCGAGCGTGTCGTTCGGCGAAGTGCCGACGATCGACGCGGCGCTGCGCCTCGTGCGCGACGGCATCGCGACGGGCGCCTCGACGCGCAACTGGGCGAGCTACGGCGAATCGATCCGCTTCGCGCCCGAAGCGCCGGAGTGGCAGCGCAAGCTCGTCACCGATCCGCAGACGAGCGGCGGGCTGCTGATCGCGTGCGCGCCCGACGCCGTGGACGAAGTGCTCGCGGCGATCCGCGCGGAGCAGGGCAGCGACGGCCGCGTCATCGGCCGGATGGAGGTGGGCGAACCGCTGCTGCGGATCGTTTGA
- a CDS encoding ABC transporter ATP-binding protein: protein MDRSSMEFSVPVIEVAGLSKSVPLGDGAGVLRILQDVSFSVGAGESVAIVGASGSGKSTLLGLLAGLDVPSAGTVRLQGTDIFSLDEDARAALRGESVGFVFQSFQLLPALTALENVMLPLELAGADDADAIARQWLGRVGLAARVRHYPKHLSGGEQQRVALARAFAPSPRLLLADEPTGNLDAATGEAIIELIFSLNREAGTTLILVTHDESLARRCGRILRMHNGALSEPAIELGTAS, encoded by the coding sequence ATGGATCGCAGCAGCATGGAGTTCTCCGTTCCGGTGATCGAGGTCGCCGGCCTGTCCAAAAGCGTCCCGCTCGGGGATGGCGCGGGGGTCCTGCGCATTCTGCAGGATGTTTCGTTCAGCGTGGGCGCCGGCGAGTCGGTCGCGATCGTCGGCGCGTCCGGCTCCGGCAAATCCACGCTGCTCGGATTGCTCGCCGGGCTCGATGTTCCCAGCGCCGGCACCGTGCGTCTCCAGGGCACCGACATTTTCTCGCTCGACGAGGATGCGCGCGCGGCGTTGCGCGGCGAATCGGTCGGCTTCGTGTTCCAGTCGTTCCAGCTGCTGCCGGCGCTGACCGCCCTCGAAAACGTCATGCTGCCGCTCGAGCTCGCCGGCGCCGATGATGCCGACGCCATCGCGCGCCAGTGGCTCGGGCGGGTCGGCCTCGCCGCGCGCGTGCGCCATTACCCGAAGCATCTTTCCGGCGGCGAACAGCAGCGCGTCGCGCTCGCCCGCGCGTTCGCGCCGAGCCCTCGGCTGCTGCTCGCCGACGAGCCGACCGGCAACCTCGATGCGGCGACCGGCGAGGCGATCATCGAGCTGATCTTTTCGCTGAACCGCGAAGCGGGCACGACGCTGATCCTCGTGACCCATGACGAATCGCTGGCGCGCCGTTGCGGGCGGATATTGCGGATGCACAACGGCGCGCTGAGCGAGCCCGCGATTGAGCTCGGTACGGCAAGCTAG
- a CDS encoding arylesterase gives MLLRSIVIFFFAIMVSGAGQAATILVWGDSLSAGYGLRAKQDWPTLLQTRLEREGFRHTVINGSVSGETSSGGRSRLPAALDRHEPDLLILELGANDGLRGLPPRLLAENLAAMIEAARSRGTRVLLIGMQMPPNYGPPYRQRFEQTFADVAREHKVPLVPFLLDGFAERHEMFQSDGIHPTAEAQELIVDTVWKQLAPMLKG, from the coding sequence ATGCTGCTGCGATCCATCGTGATCTTCTTCTTCGCAATAATGGTTTCAGGCGCCGGGCAGGCGGCGACGATACTGGTGTGGGGCGACAGCCTCTCGGCCGGCTACGGCCTGCGTGCGAAGCAGGACTGGCCCACCCTGCTCCAGACGCGCCTCGAACGCGAAGGGTTCCGCCACACAGTGATCAACGGCAGCGTCAGCGGCGAGACGTCCTCGGGCGGGCGCTCGCGCCTGCCGGCGGCGCTCGACCGCCACGAACCGGACCTGCTGATCCTCGAACTCGGCGCCAACGACGGCCTGCGCGGCCTGCCGCCGCGGCTGCTCGCGGAGAACCTCGCCGCGATGATCGAGGCCGCGCGCAGCCGTGGCACCCGCGTGCTGCTGATCGGCATGCAGATGCCGCCGAATTACGGCCCCCCTTACAGGCAGCGCTTCGAGCAGACTTTCGCCGACGTCGCACGCGAGCACAAGGTGCCGCTGGTGCCGTTCCTGCTCGACGGCTTCGCCGAGCGTCACGAGATGTTCCAGTCCGACGGCATCCACCCGACGGCCGAAGCGCAGGAACTCATCGTCGACACCGTCTGGAAGCAGCTCGCGCCGATGCTGAAGGGATAG
- the hpnD gene encoding presqualene diphosphate synthase HpnD, producing MSPHEYCQDKAAKSGSSFYYSFLFLPPERRQAIIALYAFCREVDDIVDECNDVQVAQNKLDWWRQEIARVYAGAPSHPVGLALKDVLARFNLPREQMFEVIDGMEMDLRQTRYLDFKGLQLYCYRAASVVGLLAAEIFGYRDRQTLKYAHDLGIALQLTNIIRDVGEDARRGRIYLPIEDLQRFEVPASQILEGHGGDNFRALMQFQADRARTFYDQAFQHLPAVDRKAQRPGIVMAAIYRTLLDEIARDGFQVLDRRTSLTPVRKLWIAGSTWVRA from the coding sequence ATGAGCCCTCATGAGTACTGCCAGGACAAGGCTGCAAAAAGCGGCTCGAGCTTCTATTACAGCTTCCTGTTCCTGCCGCCGGAGCGGCGGCAGGCGATCATCGCGCTGTATGCGTTCTGCCGCGAGGTCGACGACATCGTCGATGAATGCAACGACGTGCAGGTCGCGCAGAACAAGCTGGACTGGTGGCGCCAGGAAATCGCGCGGGTGTATGCCGGCGCCCCGAGCCATCCGGTCGGCCTCGCGCTGAAGGACGTGCTTGCCCGCTTCAACCTGCCGCGCGAGCAGATGTTCGAAGTCATCGACGGCATGGAGATGGACCTGCGGCAGACGCGCTACCTCGACTTCAAGGGGCTGCAGCTGTACTGCTACCGCGCCGCGAGCGTCGTCGGCCTGCTCGCGGCCGAGATCTTCGGCTACCGCGACCGCCAGACGCTGAAGTACGCGCACGACCTGGGCATCGCGCTGCAGCTCACGAACATCATCCGCGATGTCGGCGAGGACGCGCGGCGCGGGCGGATCTATCTGCCGATCGAGGACCTGCAGCGCTTTGAGGTGCCGGCGAGCCAGATCCTCGAAGGACACGGCGGCGACAACTTTCGCGCGCTGATGCAGTTCCAGGCCGACCGGGCGCGGACGTTCTACGACCAGGCGTTTCAGCACCTGCCCGCGGTCGATCGCAAGGCTCAGCGCCCGGGCATCGTGATGGCGGCGATCTATCGCACGCTGCTCGACGAGATCGCGCGCGACGGCTTCCAGGTGCTCGACCGGCGCACGTCGCTGACACCGGTGAGAAAACTGTGGATTGCCGGGTCGACGTGGGTGCGGGCGTGA
- a CDS encoding lipocalin-like domain-containing protein: MRAFVAAVLLWLASSLAAAPSVRNGSNDESVNGSDRPDYPPVVAGRPLQFPADHGAHPDYRTEWWYVTGWVTDEEGVERGFQVTFFRVRTRIGEDNPSRFAPRQLILAHAAVADPAEGRLLHAERGERALDPLAGAATGHTRAWIGNWALEWSQDHYRTSVDADSFAYDLRFDSAGPPLPNGQDGFSQKAPDPQHASHYYSRPQLGVSGSLRVRGKTHRVTGRAWLDHEWSSAYLPEKARGWDWIGINLSDGGALMAFRMRTATGEATWTAGTLRRGDGMPRALAPAQVTFIPGRRWRSPRTGTEYPVEWQLDIDGRRLALQPLMDDQELDSRGTTGAVYWEGAVRLLEDGREIGRGYLEMTGYGERLRM, translated from the coding sequence ATGCGCGCATTCGTCGCCGCAGTGCTGCTGTGGCTCGCGTCGAGCCTGGCGGCCGCACCGTCGGTGCGGAACGGGAGCAATGACGAGAGCGTTAACGGGAGCGATCGGCCCGACTACCCGCCGGTTGTCGCCGGCCGGCCGCTGCAGTTTCCCGCCGACCACGGCGCGCACCCCGATTACCGCACCGAGTGGTGGTACGTGACCGGCTGGGTCACGGACGAGGAGGGCGTCGAGCGCGGCTTCCAGGTCACGTTCTTTCGCGTGCGCACGCGCATCGGCGAGGACAACCCGAGCCGCTTCGCGCCGCGCCAGCTGATCCTCGCGCACGCCGCGGTCGCCGATCCCGCCGAAGGCCGGCTGCTGCACGCCGAACGCGGCGAACGTGCGCTCGACCCGCTGGCCGGCGCCGCGACCGGACACACCCGCGCGTGGATTGGCAACTGGGCGCTCGAATGGTCGCAGGACCATTACCGCACTTCGGTCGACGCCGACAGCTTCGCGTACGACCTGCGCTTCGACTCCGCCGGCCCGCCGCTGCCCAACGGCCAGGACGGCTTCAGCCAGAAAGCGCCCGACCCGCAGCACGCGAGCCATTACTACAGCCGTCCGCAGCTCGGCGTGAGCGGCAGCCTGCGCGTGCGGGGCAAAACGCACCGCGTCACCGGCCGCGCATGGCTGGATCATGAATGGTCGAGCGCCTACCTGCCGGAAAAAGCGCGCGGCTGGGACTGGATCGGCATCAACCTCTCCGACGGCGGCGCGCTGATGGCGTTTCGCATGCGCACCGCCACCGGCGAAGCGACGTGGACCGCCGGCACGCTGCGCCGCGGCGACGGCATGCCGCGCGCGCTCGCTCCCGCGCAGGTCACGTTCATCCCCGGGCGGCGCTGGCGCTCGCCGCGCACCGGCACCGAATACCCGGTCGAATGGCAGCTCGACATCGACGGCCGCCGCCTGGCACTGCAGCCGCTGATGGACGACCAGGAACTCGACAGCCGCGGCACGACCGGCGCCGTGTACTGGGAAGGTGCGGTGCGCCTTCTCGAAGACGGCCGCGAGATCGGCCGCGGCTACCTGGAGATGACCGGCTATGGCGAGCGCCTGCGAATGTAG
- a CDS encoding ABC transporter ATP-binding protein: MLELDGLAKRFDGQSGRALFSHVSLRLAPGECVAIMGESGVGKSTLLNCIAGLEAVDAGSIRLDGTELVALDDDAFARLRRRSYGFVFQAFHLLPHLTLAQNVALPLWLLDCAGAEARERATAMLAQVGLAERAGDWPRHLSGGEMQRVAIARALVHRPALVLADEPTGNLDAERAVDVLELLLGSIRSAGAIGILVTHSRAAAARTDRVLRLTATGLAEEAVPA; the protein is encoded by the coding sequence ATGCTGGAACTCGACGGCCTGGCGAAACGCTTCGACGGGCAATCCGGGCGGGCGCTTTTCTCGCACGTGTCGCTGCGGCTCGCGCCCGGCGAGTGCGTCGCGATCATGGGGGAATCCGGTGTCGGCAAGTCGACGCTCCTGAACTGCATCGCCGGGCTCGAAGCTGTCGATGCGGGTAGCATCCGGCTTGACGGCACCGAGCTCGTCGCGCTCGACGACGACGCTTTCGCGCGGCTGCGGCGGCGCAGCTACGGTTTCGTGTTCCAGGCTTTTCACCTGCTGCCGCATCTGACGCTCGCGCAGAACGTCGCGTTGCCGCTGTGGCTGCTCGACTGCGCCGGCGCGGAGGCGCGCGAGCGGGCGACAGCGATGCTCGCGCAGGTCGGGCTCGCCGAGCGCGCCGGCGACTGGCCGCGGCATCTGTCCGGCGGCGAGATGCAGCGCGTCGCGATCGCTCGCGCGCTGGTGCATCGGCCGGCGCTGGTGCTCGCCGACGAGCCGACCGGCAACCTCGACGCCGAGCGCGCCGTCGACGTCCTCGAACTGCTGCTCGGCAGCATCCGCAGCGCCGGCGCGATCGGGATTCTCGTTACGCATTCCCGCGCCGCGGCCGCGCGCACCGACCGCGTGCTGCGCCTGACCGCGACGGGCCTTGCCGAGGAGGCGGTCCCCGCGTGA
- a CDS encoding tyrosine-protein phosphatase: MIDLHCHMLPGIDDGAADLATALEMARIAAADGITVVACTPHIYPGMFDNNSVGIAAAIHALQQEIDAAGIPLRLTCGADAHVTPELLSRLKAGSVPRLGDSRYFLLEPPHHVAPPRFEEFVFNLLASGYVPVVTHPERLTWIESRYPMFGELVRSGAWMQVTSGSLTGRFGKEAKYWGERMLDEGLVHVLATDAHSARRRPPLLAEGRAAAERRVGTQEAYNLVEVRPAGILRDLSPEKLPPLPQTRRSSASGRAGFFNRLFRRH, translated from the coding sequence ATGATCGACCTGCATTGCCACATGCTCCCGGGCATCGACGACGGGGCGGCCGATCTTGCGACTGCGCTCGAAATGGCGCGCATCGCCGCGGCCGACGGCATCACTGTCGTCGCCTGCACGCCGCACATCTATCCGGGCATGTTCGACAACAACAGCGTCGGCATCGCCGCGGCGATCCATGCGCTGCAGCAGGAAATCGACGCCGCCGGAATCCCCCTGCGGCTGACCTGCGGGGCCGACGCGCACGTCACGCCGGAGCTGCTGTCGCGGCTCAAGGCGGGAAGCGTGCCGCGGCTCGGTGACAGTCGTTATTTTCTCCTCGAACCGCCGCACCACGTGGCGCCGCCGCGCTTCGAGGAATTCGTCTTCAACCTGCTCGCGTCCGGCTATGTCCCGGTCGTGACCCACCCGGAGCGGCTGACCTGGATCGAAAGCCGCTACCCGATGTTCGGCGAACTCGTCCGCTCGGGGGCGTGGATGCAGGTGACTTCCGGCAGCCTCACCGGACGTTTCGGCAAAGAGGCGAAGTACTGGGGCGAACGCATGCTCGACGAAGGGCTCGTGCATGTTCTCGCGACCGACGCCCACAGCGCGCGACGCCGCCCGCCGCTGCTCGCGGAGGGCCGGGCGGCAGCCGAGCGCCGGGTCGGTACCCAGGAAGCATATAATTTGGTCGAGGTCCGGCCTGCGGGTATACTCCGCGACCTTTCGCCCGAGAAACTGCCGCCGTTGCCGCAAACCCGCCGTTCTTCGGCGAGTGGGCGTGCCGGCTTCTTCAACCGGCTGTTTCGACGGCATTAG
- the hpnC gene encoding squalene synthase HpnC, translated as MPVDHYENFPVASLLLPARLREPVEAIYAFARSADDIADEGDAPAVARLARLNDYRLELDAIGRGAPPRDAGLAPMFDRLARNIRTHALPLPLFRDLLDAFSQDVGKTRYADFAELTDYCRRSANPVGRLLLHLYGAATPDNLRLSDRICTSLQLINFWQDVAVDRAKRRIYVPQDDLARFGVGEADIDAGRCDERWRALMTFEVQRARATMLEGAPLARRLPGRIGWELRLMVAGGLRILELIEAADYDVFRRRPMLGRTDWPRLAWRALRYEGIG; from the coding sequence ATGCCCGTCGATCACTACGAGAACTTTCCTGTCGCGTCGCTGCTGCTTCCGGCCCGTTTGCGCGAGCCGGTGGAAGCCATTTACGCGTTCGCGCGCAGCGCCGACGACATCGCCGACGAAGGCGACGCGCCGGCCGTCGCGCGCCTGGCGCGGTTGAACGACTACCGCCTCGAACTCGACGCGATCGGGCGCGGCGCACCGCCTCGCGATGCCGGGCTCGCGCCGATGTTCGACCGCCTCGCCCGCAACATCCGCACCCACGCGCTGCCGCTGCCGCTGTTCCGCGACCTCCTCGACGCGTTCAGCCAGGACGTCGGCAAGACGCGCTACGCCGACTTCGCCGAGTTGACCGATTATTGCCGCCGCTCGGCGAACCCGGTGGGGCGCCTGCTGCTGCATCTGTACGGCGCGGCAACGCCGGACAACCTGCGGCTGTCGGACAGGATCTGCACCAGCCTGCAGCTGATCAACTTCTGGCAGGACGTCGCGGTCGACCGGGCGAAGCGCCGCATCTACGTGCCGCAGGACGACCTCGCGCGCTTCGGCGTCGGCGAAGCGGACATCGACGCCGGCCGCTGCGACGAGCGCTGGCGCGCGCTGATGACGTTCGAGGTGCAGCGGGCGCGCGCGACGATGCTCGAAGGCGCGCCGCTCGCACGCCGCCTGCCGGGCCGCATCGGCTGGGAGCTGCGCCTGATGGTCGCCGGCGGCCTGCGCATCCTCGAACTGATCGAAGCTGCGGACTACGACGTGTTCCGCCGCCGCCCGATGCTCGGCCGCACCGACTGGCCGCGGCTCGCGTGGCGCGCCCTGCGATATGAAGGAATCGGATGA
- the hpnE gene encoding hydroxysqualene dehydroxylase HpnE produces MTQQPVAIIGAGYAGLACAVELARRHVPVTVFERSHTLGGRARVVAKDGWRVDNGQHILIGAYTELTRLLRLTGGSPKLLEHLPLTLHTPGHMHLQAARLPAPLHLAIGLLRATGLGWADRLAMLRLMRFLKKQRFRVEAQLTVAELLRDTRQSERLSRLVWEPLCVAALNTPVAEASAQVFASVLRDSLAAGASASELLIPRVDLSELFPVPAARYLAVRRGKLRTGTAVEAIRPVAGGFRLEGDPADQRYAHVVVAAAPHHAGALLAPLDGCARLAAKIDALSSEPITTVYLALGAPLRLAHAMIGLVDGPAQWAFDRGRLGGPAGLIACVISTHGTHEALSREALTLAVHAQLERQLGRRLPAAEWSQVITEKRATFACRPGLARPGPQTPLPGLWLAGDYLDPDYPATLESAVRSGVATAARVLQALEPTAPEANR; encoded by the coding sequence GTGACGCAGCAGCCCGTCGCGATCATCGGCGCCGGCTACGCGGGGCTCGCATGTGCGGTCGAGCTCGCGCGGCGGCACGTGCCGGTGACGGTGTTCGAGCGCTCGCACACGCTGGGCGGGCGCGCGCGGGTCGTCGCGAAGGACGGCTGGCGCGTCGATAACGGCCAGCACATCCTGATCGGCGCCTACACCGAACTCACCCGCCTGCTGCGCCTCACGGGCGGCTCGCCGAAACTGCTCGAACACCTGCCGCTGACGCTGCACACTCCCGGCCACATGCACCTGCAGGCGGCCCGGCTGCCGGCGCCGCTGCATCTGGCGATCGGGCTGCTCCGCGCGACCGGCCTGGGCTGGGCGGACCGGCTCGCGATGCTGCGGCTGATGCGCTTCCTCAAAAAACAGCGTTTCCGCGTCGAAGCGCAGCTGACTGTCGCAGAGCTGCTGCGCGACACGCGCCAGTCCGAGCGGCTGTCGCGCCTGGTGTGGGAGCCGCTGTGCGTCGCGGCACTGAACACGCCGGTCGCCGAAGCGTCGGCGCAGGTCTTCGCGAGCGTCCTGCGCGACAGCCTCGCGGCGGGCGCTTCGGCGAGCGAGCTGCTGATCCCGCGCGTCGACCTGTCCGAACTCTTCCCGGTGCCGGCGGCGCGCTATCTGGCCGTGCGGCGCGGCAAGCTGCGCACCGGCACCGCGGTCGAGGCGATCCGCCCCGTCGCCGGCGGATTCCGTCTCGAAGGCGATCCGGCCGACCAGCGCTACGCGCACGTCGTCGTCGCCGCCGCGCCGCATCACGCCGGCGCGTTGCTCGCCCCGCTCGACGGCTGCGCCCGGCTCGCGGCGAAGATCGACGCGCTGTCGAGCGAACCGATTACGACCGTGTACCTCGCGCTCGGCGCGCCGCTGCGGCTCGCGCACGCGATGATCGGCCTCGTCGACGGCCCCGCGCAGTGGGCGTTCGACCGCGGCCGGCTCGGCGGCCCGGCGGGCCTCATTGCCTGTGTGATCAGCACGCACGGCACACACGAGGCGCTGTCGCGCGAAGCGCTCACACTCGCGGTGCACGCGCAGCTCGAACGCCAGCTCGGACGCCGCCTGCCCGCGGCGGAATGGTCGCAGGTCATCACCGAGAAGCGCGCGACTTTCGCGTGCCGCCCGGGCCTCGCCCGCCCCGGCCCGCAGACGCCGCTCCCCGGGCTGTGGCTTGCCGGCGACTATCTCGACCCGGACTATCCGGCTACGCTCGAATCCGCGGTGCGCTCGGGCGTCGCGACCGCGGCGCGCGTGCTGCAGGCGCTCGAGCCGACAGCCCCCGAGGCGAACCGCTAG